The Actinomycetota bacterium genome contains the following window.
AGCCCGGCTGCCTGGCCGGCCTCTCCCACACGCCTGTCGGCGCCGAAGTGCACGTTGTCCATCGACAGGGCGACGCTGGAGTTGCCGGCCATGCCGAGCCCCTCCCAGGTCCCGTCCCAGGAAACTCCCTCGTCGTTCTTGCCCATGAGGTAGGTGTCGGCGCCGTCGTCCGACTGGGCCAGGATCAGGTAGTAGTCGGCGTGGCCGCCCGAGGTGACGAAGCTCTTCTTGCCGCTGATGTGAACGCCGTCGCCGTTCGCCTCGGCCTTGAGCTCCGGGGCGTAGAAGTGGGCGCCGGTTCCCCGCTCGCTGAAGGCCAGGGTGGCCAGAGCCCGGGTCTCGATGATGTCCTTGACCGCAGCCTCTGCCGCCGCGCCGCCGCCCCCCTGAAGGGTGGCCACCGTGACCGAGTGCATGAGGAACACCATGCCGGTGGATGCGCATGCGCTGCCGACCGCCTCACAGGCCTTAGCCAGCTGGGTGAGGGAGCCGCCGGCGCCGCCGAGCTCGGGAGAAGCTACGAGGCCGAAGGCCCCGATGTCGGCAAGGATGTCCAGGTTCTCATCCGGGAACTTACCCTCGGCGTCCACCGCCGCGGCGTTGGCAGCGAGGGCAGCGACCGATCCGTTGATCGCCTCGAGGATCTCGTCGGCTGATGG
Protein-coding sequences here:
- a CDS encoding acyl-CoA dehydrogenase family protein, which translates into the protein MPSADEILEAINGSVAALAANAAAVDAEGKFPDENLDILADIGAFGLVASPELGGAGGSLTQLAKACEAVGSACASTGMVFLMHSVTVATLQGGGGAAAEAAVKDIIETRALATLAFSERGTGAHFYAPELKAEANGDGVHISGKKSFVTSGGHADYYLILAQSDDGADTYLMGKNDEGVSWDGTWEGLGMAGNSSVALSMDNVHFGADRRVGEAGQAAGLIFGTVAPWFLVGLSAVSVGIAQAAATAATEHIKGRKYDSGGSLAEVQYIQHLIADMDMTARKARLLVHNAAGLGDAGDPGALVPIMEAKVAATEAAQDVTGTAMTATGGQGYTPSLPVERHFRDARAGAVMAPTNAVLRTWIGKALAGLPVP